The nucleotide sequence GTCCAAAAAGAGGGAGCTGAAGATTCTCTTGAGTGTCTTGTCCACCAGACCAGGATCCTTAATCCTCACATCGTACGGCACGCCACTGCCCCAACTTGGGCTGGAGGATAGAACCAGGGTTTTGGAGGGTTGGAGGGAGAGCAGGCTTTGGGCTGTCAGGGGGTTGTTCAAGTCGATGACTACGCTGGGCAAGCTGGGGTTTTTGAGGAGTAGTAATACTTTTGCGCCGCTGACGGGGTTTCCTTCTGTGCCGAAGGAGTGGGTTGCTACTTCTTCGTTTCCGTTTGAGTTTATCAGGCCAACGGCGGAGGTTGAAACGGACGTGGTGATTATTGGATCGGGGTGCGGGTCAGGGGTGGTGACGAACAGGTTGGCGAATACGTTTGGCAAAGGGGTCaaggttttggttttggaaaagggggggcatTTCGACGCGTCGTATTTTCCCATGTCGCAGACGGTGGGGTTGTCGGCTATGTTTGAGGccgggggggtggttgagtcGGATGATGGGTCGATTACTGTTACGGCGGGGAGctgttttgggggtggtgggacgGTGAACTGGAGCGCGTCGTTGCAGCCGCAGGATTTTGTCAGGAAGGACTGGGCCGAGACATACAAGATGCCTTTTTTTGACGGGAGGGAGTTCCAGGAGTGTTTGGATTATGTTTGGGAGAAGATGGGGGTTACGGATAAGATTACGCCGAACCATGGAAATCAGGTGCTGTTGAATGGTGGGAGGCAGACGGGGTGTAAAAGGTGCAAGATTGTGCCGCAAAATACGCGCGGTCAACCGCACAACTGTGGTTATTGCACGTTGGGATGCGCTAATGGTGAGAAGATGGGACCTGTGAATGGATGGTTCCCAGAGGCTGCTGAGAAGGGGGCTGTAGAGTTTATCGAAGGGTTCAGGGCTGAAAGAGTCCTTTTTgatgagaaaaagaagagcaagaaggtGGCCTGTGGTGTTGCGGGCGTTTGGACCCCCAAGGAAGGCGGAGAGCCGATCAAGGTTGtcgtcaaggccaagaaggtggTTGTCAGCGCTGGCACGCTGTGGAGTCCGGTGGTTCTGATGAACAGTGGGATCAAGAACCCCCAGGTTGGCAAGAACCTGTATTTGCATCCTGTCAActttgttgctggtgctttCGATGAGGACATTCGTCCTTGGGAGGGTGTGTGGACCCTATCAGTTTCAGTGCATGATCAAAGCTAACAACATCCAGGCGGCAGTCTCACGACGGTGGTTGGCGATTTCGAGGACCTCGACGGCAAGGGTCACGGCGCCAAACTGGAGGCCATGTCCATGATGCCCAGCTTGGCACTTCCCTTCCTCACATGGCGCTCTGGAAGCGACTACAAGCTGATGGCGGCCAAGTACCGCCACATCAATCAGTACATCTCCATCATCCGTGACAGGGACACTGGATACATTTACAGAGACCCCTATACCGGCGACCCTCGTATCTCGTACACGCCGTCCGATTTCGACCGCGCCCACAACTTTGTCGGTGTTCTCGAGCTCTGCAAAATTCTGCATGCGACTGGGGCGAGAGAAATCCACCCTTGTCTGCCTGGCTTCCAGCCATTTGTTCGGTCTCAAGGCGACTCAAAGAAGACGGACAAGGCGTTCAAGAAGTGGCTCAGGAAACTGAAGAAGCATGGCAACAAGCCACCTGTTGCGCCGTTTGTCTCGGCTCATCAGATGGGTACCTGCCGCATGAGCGCCAAGGCAAAGGACGGTGTCGTTGACCCTCGTGGTAGAGTGTGGGATACCGAGGGGCTGTATGTGGCCGATGCCAGTGTCTTCCCTACAGCCAGCGGTGTCAACCCTATGGTCACGACCATGGCTCTTGCTGACTGGGTTGCGAGGGGTATTTGTGAGGACATCAAGGACGAGCTGGTTGTTGAGAAAGTGCCTTCGAGGTTGTAAAATATGTACATGAGTAACGGTGATTCGATACATGGCCGACGGACGGTGGATCATGATTAATATGTAATATTGTACATACAGCTATGTGCGTAAATAATATGGTTTGCACGATCAGTTCAGCCCCTTTCGTCCGATCACACCCAATCCCCATGTCCTCAGAACAggcacaacagcagcaaaccTTGACCCAGCCAATGCCAGCGCCAAACGAGAATTCGGGTTCTTTCCAACCCAAGCAAGCAGCCAACCCGAGGCCATCACGGCGAAAGCGGTGAACCACAATCcgggcctcctcctcttggcGATACTCGACTTGCCAGTCGCGGGTCCCTATTCACATGTTAGCCATTGTCACCTAAAGGAGCCACCTCATGGAAACTCACACTATAAACCCAGTCCCCCTTCTTGATCATCATACAATCCCACCAATACCTTGCCTGACTCCACGGATACGTCATCCCATTCCACACCCTCCCCGTCTCCCTGTCTCGAGCTGTATACCAACTATTGCAAGTCTCACTCGTAAACACCGTCTTCCCCAACGCCTCCTGAGCCCGCTCAACAAACTCCCTCTCTGCCTGCTCCGTCACATCAACAACCgacgccctcccctccaaacaAGGCTTGATAACCCTCAACGCGAAGTTAACCCCGTTCTCAATCGCCATCACAGCCGAAGTATGCCCCGTAGCCGTATTCGGCCCCCACAGCAAAAAGAAGTTGGGAAACCCATGCAACGAAGTGCAATTGTACGCCTCCGGACCAGGAAATGTCTCACTCCAATGCTCCTGGAGGGTATGGCCCCCCGTACCGACAACCGGCAAGAGTGTCGTGGGTGTGTTCGTCTCAAAGCCATTAGCCAAGACCAGCACatccgcctccaccacccgtcCATCAGCCATTTTCACCCCGTGAGGTAAGATCTCGACTGCCTTGTCGTTGGTGAGGGTTATCTTTTCCGAGTGGAGACATTCCAGGTAGCCGGAGTCAAAGACGCGTCTCTTGCACCCGATTTCGAACTcggggacgaggagggggtggtatTTCTGCGGAGCGGTGGTTTTCATGTACTTTTCCGCCATCTTCCTGCGTCTGGACCGgaaggaggctgccgagggggtgagggtgaagcCGGCCCAGTCGGCCTCGGCGAGGTGGTAGACTATGAAGCGTTGGAGGAGCGTGGCGCCGGGCATGCTTGCCAGAAGCTTTTTGGCAAAGGGGGAGACTTTGGCGTCGACGGGGGGATAGATCCAGTGTTTGGAGCGGACGATTTGGGTGAggtgggcggtggaggagaggatggaggggacgATTTGGGCGGCGGTGCAGCCGTTTCCAAAGACTACCACTTTTTTGTCGTGGAGGGAGACGGAGTGGTCCCAGCGGGCGGAGTGGATTACCGGACCTTGGAAGGAGTCGATTCCGGGGACGTCCAAGGGGCGGGGGGAGTTGAATTGGCCTGAGCCGGAGAACAAGAACTGGCATTCGTGGTGGGAAGTGAGGTTGGTTTCGAGGTCGAGGATCGTCAGCCGCCATCGGGGGTTGGTAGGGGAGGGGATCCATTCTGCTTTGGTGACTTTGGTGTTGAACTTCATGCGCGGAACGAGGTTGTATTTCTCGGCGACTTTGGTGAGATAGGCGCGGAGTTCAtcgtggggagggaggaatcTGGTCCAGTTTGGGTTGCGCTCAAAGCTGAAGGAGTAGAGAGCTGAGGGGACGTCACAGGCTGCGCCTGGGTATTGGTTGATGGACCATGTCCCACCAACACACGGTTGCGAGTCAAAGAATTGGATGGATGAGGGCGAGATGCTGTACCATCGTTGGATGGTAGCCCCGAGAGCTATGCCTGAGAAGCCTGTGCCGATACAGGCGAACTGGGTGAAGGGGACTTCGGTTTCTTTGTCTGAAGACATCGTGAAATGCTATGGCGGTGGGAACATGTCAAGAGAGCCTCGAGGTGAGAACCTGGAGCACATAAGCCGCAAAATCTATACACTAGTCCAGACATCTGACGATATCCAACTCTTGACGTCGCAGGTGCTAGCACCAATATCTGCAAAGGGGCAACAAAACAAGCTAGCGGGATCCTCCCGATGCCTCGGTCCCCCAACAATTAAGCCGCCAAGACAGAGATTGGGGTGTGCCAAGAATGCAGATCTGGAGATGAGACAAGGATGCCCACGGGGCACACTGATCCCCGCAACCCCGAGACGGCACGCGACAGTTGGACTTTAGAGGCAAACGGCAGTGGGTGATGAATGTGGTGGTAGGTATCATTCTTGTATCATATCTAGTAACTTCAGTGAAATTCTATCATCAGTTTTCGTTGATTTCATTTCgctttttattctttttttgtcttgATCAGCTCACTCAGCTTGATTTTTCAGACCTCTCGTTTCTTGCTCTTCTCTCGGCTCTGTTCGATCTGCCGGATCTCTCAGCCCTCTCAGCCCTCTCAGACCTTTCAGACCTCTCAGCCCTCTCAGCCCTCTCAGGTCTCTCGCCTGCCTCGCTCCTCTCGGCTCTTTCGGGGCGTTCAGGTCTTTCGGCCTTCTCAGGTCTCTCAGCTGCCTCGGATTTCTCGGGCTTCTCGGGCACCTCAGGTGCTTCAGATCGGTCAGACTTTTCAGCGATTTCGGCCTTCTGAACCTTGACGGCCCTCAAGCCTCCGTTCTCGTCAATGATCTGTCGCCCCTGGAATCCAACCGCGAGGTTGACTGTGCCATTTCGGATGAGATATGTGTACACCCACTCAGGAAGCGCCCTCTGTGATAGTGTCAGCTATTGTGTCACTCCATATGCGAATGAAAAGAATCTTACCAAACAAGTGATGTATCTCATGATTCCCGGTAAATACACAACACCTCCATATCCGCTCTCAATCTGTCTGACAATAGTCTCGGCCACCGTCTCAACGTGAAGCAATGGCGCTCCAAATTGCGACTGACGGGGCACTCCTGACAGCAATGGTGTACGGATGAAGTTGGGAATAATGTTGGTCAATCTGACCTTGTCGGCCTTGTGTCTATGCTTCAGTTCTAGCGCCAGGCCCTCATGTAACGCTTGAACGCCAGCCTTGGTGGCAGAGTAATCGACGATGCCCGGCGTGGGAACAACAGCGCTCATGGAGCAGATGGTAACGATATGACCGTGGTTCGTCTTGGCCATGTGCGGGACGAACTCCTTGATGAGCAGGAACGGAGCTTGAAGGTTGGTCTTGATGGTGACTTCGACGTCGGCGTAGGATCCTTCCAAAACGCTGAACCCGCGGGCAAGACCGGCGTTGTTGATCAGGACAGTTGGATGGccaaccttcttcttgatgcgCTTCGAAACAGAGCGCACAACCTCGGGTTTGCTGAGATCGGCTTGGAAGTAAAAGACCCGAGAGGCATCGGCGGCAGATGGCTCCCAGGACATGGGAGCAAAGTCAACGATGACAATCTTTACACCCTTGTGCCAGGCCAGCAGCATCTTAGCTGTGTGCTCGCCAATGCCGCTACTGGCCCCAGTGATGAGAACAATCTCCTTGTCGAGGGTCTTCCACTCCCCGGGCTTGTTGCGCGTCCAGTTGTTGGCGGTCCATTTTGTGAGGAACTCGTTGGCAGAGTAAGCGGCgccaacaagaccaagggTCAGGGCAGTGCGTGCGATCTTTGGAAGGTTGAGGTCGCGAGGGTTGAGCTTGACACCGAGACGGTTGGCGTGAGTGAAGAGGGCGGTCAGATACTTGACCGAGGAGTCGAGCGTGAGGAAGTGGGCGGCGCCGGCAATGGGAAGGGCAAGAAACTCGTTAAGGGCAGTGTACCGGACGACTCGGGCGAGGCTGTCGAGGTGGAAGCCCTTGTTTTCTCTACGGCTAGCCATGTTTGTTTTATCCAATAATAGTAATGATAATGATACGGAGTAATGCTGGCAGAATTCTCAAACTGTACAAAGTTgtgtcaaggagaagaaaaaggtgaACTCGTCCACCGTGTCACAgtcacacacaccacacaccgCTACTGCTGACCCTCACCTGTGCCTTACAACCCCtccgctctcccctcctGCGCCCCTCATCCTATCGACCCCTCCACGACAGGGGGTGTCCCTGGTCGTTCCCCAACTGCCAGCAAAACATGTTCCCCACACTCTTGGCGGTACCCAACCCCGCAAAGTGGGCCGAGGACAACCCCTGTGAACAAGCACATGAGAATGTCCAGATGGGGAATGGATGGAATGCAGAGAGGCCTTGCCATGGGGAAATATCGTTGAGAGGCCGCCAGAACCTGATTTCATATTTCATTTTCTTGTACCACCAGAATCAGCTGTTACGCTACCCTTTGCTATTCTTTTCTGGTAGAATCATATTTTCACAATGGTAAGTGGgcctcaacaccatcaaatTTTCTCACGATGTCAACAAACCCCCCTTTCCGTTGCTGACATAATTCCTCTGCAGGCGCCCGCATCATCCAAACcgctcaccctctcctttCTAGGGAAACTTTCCCTTCTCTTCAAACTTCTCGTCGTTGGTAtgctttcctttttttttttaaaaaaaaaaaagaaaaaaaacacctTTCTTCCCACTCTAACACCCTCCCAGCCCCTCCAACCCTCCTAATCAACAACCTCCGCTgccacctcctcgccctcctccgcgGCGCCTCCCTCAAATACTACACCCTCTGCGCCTTCAACAAATTCGGCCTCCgccacctcacccccctccaactccaGTTTATGAAACCCCCCACTGTCGCCTATTACAAATCATGGGTTAGAAAGCAGtccatcgccgccatcaagcggctctccacctccaatgACACCCCCAAACCAGAGGACCTAGTGTTATCCGAGCTCAAAGTCGACATTGAATCCCTTCACGACGGGCAATCCTCGCTCCTCTGGCTAGGCCACCGCACCAAAGCCAAAAAGGTCGTCCTTTTCTTCCACGGAGGGGGCTACGCCATCCCCATGTTACCAGGCCACATCAACTGGTGTCACCGCGCTtacctcctcgcctcccccggCGACGTCGCCGTGGCGATACTGCAGTACACCCTTGTCCCTCATGGTAAATATCCGACGCAGCTAAAGCAAGCCGCGGCAGGTTTGGATCATATCCTCAAAGCGGGGGTCAAGCCAGAAAATATCATCTTCGGTGGTGACTCCGCTGGTGGAAACCTGACTTGCTcactcctctcccacctgcTGCACCCCCACCCTGACGCGGTGGCCGTCTCCCTTTCTCGACCTATCGCCGGCGCGTTTTTGGTGTCGCCTTGGGTGTCGACTAGGACCGACACGGCTAGTTATAAAAAGAACAACGGGATTGACATGCTGtctaccaccaccgttgACTCCGCCTGTGGGCATTTGCTACCCGAAAACTTGACAGACGAGGACAGGGCGTGGGTTATGCCTGTTGATCTACCGCgggagaggcaggaggcGTGGTTCAAGGGGTTGGACAAGGTTGTTTCGGAGGTGTACATCACGGCAGGGGAACAGGAGGTTTTCTTGGATCAAAGCGTGCAGTTGGCGGATGTGTTCAAGAAGGTGAACAACAAACTGGATGTCAAGGTTGAGCTGATGAAGAGTGAGGCGCATGATTGGATtctgctggagggggagaatcAGCATGATGGGGATGCGAccaagaggatgaggagttgggttagggggttgtgggggttTAACTAGGTGTGATAGAGGCGAGAAGACTTGGTGTTGCCATAGAAGGCTGTAATGTTTACTATTTATTGTCTGTATGAACACAGTTCCGCGAACATCTACAACTGAAAGTTATCTGTCCCTAACCCACCTGTAAAGAAGTCTAAAGGCTGGTCCCAATTGAAGAGCGAGGTCACGTTCAGCATGCTCAGGTCCGCATTGCTGGGAACTTCCCATTGGAGACCGTTTCCAAAATCCAGAGAAGTATGATGTGCTTGGGCTGAGTTGAAGCCATCCTCCCTGGGCAACACGATACCCTGGCCAGCTGGGGTGGCGGCAGTGGCAATCGGGGTTGGAAGGACTGGCCTGTCGGTGTCACCGGCTTGCTCTGGTGTTCATGTCAGTGAAAACCCCGCAGTATTCACGAGAGCATCTTGAAACATACCAGCAACGCGTGCCATGACATCACCATGCACCTTTTGCAGCAGTTTCAGAGACCTGTGAGCAGAGATACTGAACGAAGCAAAGTGTGCCAGGATTTCCTGGCAAAGAACCCATGATCTTTCCAGGCGTCGTTGATCCATAGAATCAAGGAGGGATGGACATAGATAAGCGACAATAACTGCAAGGCCACCAGTGAATGCATCTGCGGAGCAACGGTCAGCAGAGGGACCAGTAACGGGAAGCGGTGAAACTCAGCATACACaatccatcccaccaccaacctccagTTGTGTCTGTCTGATAAGTCCTGGAAACCAGCTCGACCAAGTCCATGGCTGATCCCAAGCAAATTTTTGCACATTCTGCTGCAAAGGAAGCATACAGCATTCTATTTCCACCAAAGGGTCCTTGCTTCACCGGTGAGGTTGGCTCTGTTGTTCCAGAATCTGAATTTGAGCAAAGTTGGGTGAGGATCGGTCGATGAAGCATCAGCCGTACATAAAGAAAGCTGTTTATTTGGTCAGCTCAGACGGCGGGGCCATCGACTCAGGGCTACTCACCTGGCATGAAGCACATTTCTCTGCGTGACAataatcttcttcttgtcttctGGCATCCCGCTAATATCACTGGGTGCTGTCCAAGACATGGCGGGGCAAACTGCGGCCTCATGTCTCGACAACTTGGCATCCAGCTCCAGAATGGCATCCAACCCATACAGCGGAGACTCATCACCGGTGGTCCCTGACGAAGAACTTGGTGCTCCTCGGCCTTTGGGTGACAGATAGATACTCGACAATATCTCACCCAGGATATGACATTGCCGAATGTGGTCAAGAAAGAAGTTCATCCTCGATGTCGTGGTCACTTCATCGTCAATCTGAGCAAGTGTACCGGGCcactcatcatccaccagtTCCAACCTTGACGGCAGCGGCAGATCATTCACATCCGTCATCGTCGGCCTCCCAAACGTCATGCTCACGATACTGCTCCTGCATCAGCTTCAACCCTTCCCAATCCCCACAAAGAGCACTCACATATCCAAAATAACACACCCATGccacgtcctcctcctcacctccctctccaactccgacctccccctcctccccgcctccgtatgcaaccccaacccctgcgccaccctccccgcGACCCCCAGCGAATTCCAGCACCTGCTCGGAAAAGGGGTActctgcagcagcagcgtcaTAAGCAACAAACTCTGCACCACACCCACATTATGCATATCAATCAAATCCAACCCCACAAACTTCTtcgccctctccaaaaaAGTCTCTATCGCGCTGACCCTGTCCTTGGCCGACAAATCACTAAACTGACACCCTATCGCAAAGATAGTATTGAGCGCAGAATGAAAAACGATACTCCCGGCCCCAGCCCCAGGTtcactccccaaccccaaccccggcTCCGGCACCCCTTTTTCCTTCCCCGTAACCGGCTGCCAGAGCTGGCGGTAGGCGTACATAAAGGTTGGCTTGTGAAAGAAGGGATACAGCCAATAAACCCGGTCGAAGAACCTCCCGATGAGGTAATCAGCCACATTCCTCGGCGGCAAGGCGAACCGATCAGGCTGCAGGAAATTCAGGGGGCCAAAATCCGCTTTTGGCGCCGCAAAGGTTTGTCGGAGGTTGCCCGCTGCCGTTGTTGTGACCACCGATCCGGCTCCCGGCAACGACGAGGACAcccggtgatgatgaggcttGACACTCCCGTAAGCCTCCTTCATGAAACTGGCCGCGCTCGAGCTGCCGTAGAACTCGTCTTGCGTCTCCTCAAAGGCTTGGTTGACGTCGTGTTCGGCGCTTACCGTTCCCATTGCTGTTATTTTCGTGGCGTTCTCTAGGGAGTCCAGCCCTTCACAGTCGGGAGAGCGTGGGTCGAGGATCTGGCGATGCGGGACAGGCAGGGGAGTAGCAGTGGTGCATTGGACGTGGTCTTTGATCGCAGGAGTAAGAAGCCCATTACCCGGCCCGGGTTGGACCGAGACGGATCTCCTCCCCGGCCCGGCCCCCGGGTCCGGAGCCGGCTCCTCGCTCGGATCAAGTGGGGGAGTGGGGATCCCATTCTCGGAACACGCCCGCTCAAGCCGTTGGATGCGTTCGTGCAGAACCCGGATGTACCTGAGGAGATGGTCAACATGGGGTGAACGTTTGAGGAAAGGTACAAAGGACACCAGAAAAACTCACGCCTCATTGCTCGCTGTCCTGGCATTCTCAACCGTGTAGATACACTGATGCAGCGGCAGCGACCGCCGCTGGCAGGTGGAGCAGATCGGCTTGGCTCCGTCGCAACGAGACTTCCTCTCCCGGCATGGCTCGCAAGCCAGGGAGATCTTTCGGCGCTTCTGCTGCCGCTCGTTGCGGTGTTCGGGATCCATCCCGGGTTGGCAGTCTAATCAGGGTAGGCAGCTTCGGTGCAGGTGCTGGTGTGTAATGCCAAGATTTCTTTCTGCTCTGCGTCCAAGTTGAGATTCTGCAATTCGGTTTACGCCAATTAGAATCCACATTAAAAGTCAACACGCCTGAAGACACACCTCTCAGTCGTATAGCCCGAAAGTCCGCAACGCtggatgttgatgccgaTGAACCAGGCATTCGGAAGGCACCCGAGACTTCGCGGGTTGGTTCCGACCCGAGCAGGCCCACATTTCCTTCATGCCTGGACCCCTGATCGAATCCAGCATTGGAAAAGATAATCAAAAGGCCATAAATGCAGATGCTTTATTACACTCGCTCGAGTCGCCTCTATCTAGCTCTCTAATGTTGTCAACTCGTCTGGAAACTCATATCATCGCTTCATAATCACCATTGATGCCCCTATCCCCCAAAGCCAAATTTCAACCCTAAACGCCCTCGCTAGTGCTGTCGGAAAAAGCGTCTGTAGCATATCGAAATAATCGGGACTATTGCCATGACCAAAACCACCCAGCGTGACCGGATGTTACCAATACCGCATGAATATGATCCAgatgtgatggtggtattgtcatcatcgtcggGAGCATCACCTCTGACGGTCAAAGtcccgtcatcatcgtcatcatcttcgtcgcCCCTCCAGCCGTTCTATGTCTTTCCCCGAAGATCGCAAACGTCGACATTGAGGTCCGCTTCGATGACATGCCCGGCAGGCTGAAGGGCGTTCACGTAAAGTTGATCGCCCGGGACATCGTGCGGATGAAATGGATCCGTCTTTCGGCACTTCAGCATCTCCGGTAGGCCCGGTGGGTTGGTCAACCGAAAGACTCCCCAGGAAGGTTCGTATCGTGGGGCGCAAACGATGGCAATACTCTCAGACAACATAGCTTGGTAACTTGCCTGTGTATGCATGTCGCGGGAGCTGAGGAAGCATGTTTGCGTCGGGTGCGTGTGGATCCAACCAATCTGTatcaactcctccttgtcaCAAAACTCCCAAATGTCGGCTTCGTTTCGGGTATCACAAGTGTTCTCGGTACAATCCTGATCGGGTATCACAAGGTGTGTGATAAAAAGGGcattgttgatgttggcgccGCAGAGGAGGCCGCACATTTCGAGCCCTCTTTTGGTATTTGGCTCGGCAATAGCGAGGAACCGTCTCCGAAGCGACTCCGGCAAAAAGATTGAACGGATCGGGTCACCGTTCTCTAAATACTTCTCAGGTTTAAATGTGTACCTTCTCTTGGGCTCAGGTACGGGCTCGAGGGCTTCTTTAGGCGGTCTAACAGGAGATTGTGACCTCGTTGTGACACATGCTTCAGTGTCCAGTTCCTTCCTGGGccgtggagggggtgaaaCGGAGGGAGGGCGGGATGGCTCGGGCAGTTGCTTGGGAGGTCGTGGTGGCATGGGCCGAGTAGGGGGGGGACTCGGGCGTCGAGGAGCGGATTCGTACGAAAGAGAAGCCGACTGCTTGATCGAAGGGTAAGAATAGTTGGTCGACTGTAAGCGGTCATTGGTGTCTGATGTCCTATACGATCGGTCCAACTGATTTCGAACTGCCTCCATATTCCTGCGCTGCAACTCATCTTCTGAAATTATTCGAGACGACCGAGAAGGCGCCATCTTAGTCGCATTTCTCCTCCGGAGTCGTTCCTTGTTGGCCATTTCGATGGCGAGATCCTTATTGGACCTGGCATCTAATATGCTCCCCGGCGAAGCGTGGTTCCAAGACAGGGCTGGATCCACCAGTCTGATTGTGCTCTTTGCCGGAGGTTGTGACCGGCGTTGAGCCCTCATTCGTGCCTCCCATCGGCTGTAGTATTCATCAATCTCAACCCGCATCGATTCCATCAGCTCTATGATGGCAGGGATGCGTTTGGACAGGGTCTTGTATTGAGGCCGGGATTCGGGAAGGTTGATATCGGGATGTGTTCTGAGCTTATACATAACGAGATCGCAGTATCGTTGGAACATCATGAAGGCCTGGGGAGTATTCCCATC is from Podospora pseudopauciseta strain CBS 411.78 chromosome 5 map unlocalized CBS411.78m_5.2, whole genome shotgun sequence and encodes:
- a CDS encoding uncharacterized protein (COG:T; EggNog:ENOG503NXWM; MEROPS:MER0021865) — encoded protein: MASTPNMDSDRPLSVKELTDLGLQYDFLPQLPLNRWYRAAEVVYREATHYLRDGNTPQAFMMFQRYCDLVMYKLRTHPDINLPESRPQYKTLSKRIPAIIELMESMRVEIDEYYSRWEARMRAQRRSQPPAKSTIRLVDPALSWNHASPGSILDARSNKDLAIEMANKERLRRRNATKMAPSRSSRIISEDELQRRNMEAVRNQLDRSYRTSDTNDRLQSTNYSYPSIKQSASLSYESAPRRPSPPPTRPMPPRPPKQLPEPSRPPSVSPPPRPRKELDTEACVTTRSQSPVRPPKEALEPVPEPKRRYTFKPEKYLENGDPIRSIFLPESLRRRFLAIAEPNTKRGLEMCGLLCGANINNALFITHLVIPDQDCTENTCDTRNEADIWEFCDKEELIQIGWIHTHPTQTCFLSSRDMHTQASYQAMLSESIAIVCAPRYEPSWGVFRLTNPPGLPEMLKCRKTDPFHPHDVPGDQLYVNALQPAGHVIEADLNVDVCDLRGKT